The proteins below are encoded in one region of Macrococcus armenti:
- a CDS encoding IDEAL domain-containing protein, translated as MNNYQAQLNGLETFVSNLNNLYIELIIDDAIKAQKKRDLTALIDDALLQNDAQAFYQYTNELKQLEEL; from the coding sequence ATGAACAATTATCAGGCACAGTTAAATGGTTTAGAAACGTTCGTATCAAACTTAAACAATCTGTATATTGAACTCATCATTGACGACGCAATTAAAGCTCAGAAAAAACGTGATTTAACTGCTTTAATTGACGATGCTTTATTACAAAATGATGCACAGGCGTTTTATCAGTATACGAATGAACTTAAGCAGCTGGAGGAATTATAA
- a CDS encoding lipoate--protein ligase, with amino-acid sequence MKFIHNNNITDPTLNLAMEEYVLKQLPKDDSYFLFYVNEPSIIIGKNQNTFAEINQSYVDDNHIHVVRRISGGGAVYHDLGNLNFSFVTKADEDSFHNFKKFTMPIVEALNALGVEAEMSGRNDLQVGERKISGNAMFQSGDRMFSHGTLMLNSDIEEVVKSLSVNEKKLITKGIKSIRSRVANIQEFLDAPMDMETFKKTLLRSIFKGDNVETYELTDEDWKNIEALSNEKYRNFDWNYGKNPKYNYEVKQKFPGGMLELKIDVRHGIMQDVKIYGDFFGVGEIAHIEEMLKGLPHQKQSIADTFAKIDFAHYFGRVTKEEFLSLIAI; translated from the coding sequence ATGAAGTTTATTCATAATAACAACATCACAGATCCGACGCTTAACCTTGCAATGGAAGAGTATGTACTCAAACAGTTACCGAAAGATGACTCGTACTTTCTATTCTATGTAAATGAACCATCAATTATTATCGGAAAAAATCAGAACACATTTGCTGAAATCAATCAGTCTTATGTAGATGATAATCATATACATGTCGTCCGCCGTATATCAGGTGGCGGAGCGGTATATCATGATCTTGGGAATTTAAACTTCAGCTTTGTAACGAAGGCAGATGAAGATAGTTTCCATAACTTTAAGAAGTTTACGATGCCAATAGTAGAAGCATTAAACGCATTAGGTGTTGAGGCAGAAATGAGTGGCCGTAACGACTTACAAGTAGGTGAACGCAAAATTTCCGGAAACGCAATGTTCCAGTCTGGTGACAGAATGTTCAGCCACGGTACTCTTATGTTAAACAGCGATATAGAAGAAGTTGTGAAGAGTTTAAGTGTTAACGAGAAGAAATTGATAACGAAAGGCATTAAATCTATTCGTTCACGTGTTGCCAATATTCAGGAGTTTCTTGATGCGCCGATGGATATGGAAACGTTTAAGAAAACGTTACTCCGTTCAATATTCAAAGGAGACAACGTTGAAACATATGAATTAACAGATGAAGACTGGAAGAACATCGAAGCGTTAAGCAACGAGAAATATCGCAATTTTGACTGGAATTATGGTAAGAATCCGAAGTATAACTATGAAGTAAAACAGAAGTTTCCTGGAGGTATGCTCGAACTTAAGATAGATGTACGACACGGCATCATGCAGGACGTTAAAATTTACGGAGATTTCTTCGGTGTCGGTGAAATAGCACATATCGAAGAGATGTTAAAAGGTTTACCACATCAGAAGCAATCAATAGCAGATACATTCGCGAAAATTGATTTCGCACATTATTTCGGTAGGGTGACGAAAGAAGAATTTTTAAGCTTAATCGCAATATAA